Proteins encoded within one genomic window of Acidiferrobacter thiooxydans:
- the grxD gene encoding Grx4 family monothiol glutaredoxin gives MSIEDRIREQVTENDIVLYMKGTPQFPQCGFSGKSVQMLKACGAQFKGIDVLADPEIRDGIKRFSNWPTIPQLYIRGEFIGGCDIMSELYEKGELQKLVSGTGS, from the coding sequence ATGAGCATTGAAGACCGTATTCGGGAGCAGGTCACGGAGAACGACATCGTTCTCTATATGAAGGGTACGCCGCAGTTTCCTCAGTGCGGTTTTTCCGGGAAATCCGTGCAGATGCTGAAGGCCTGTGGCGCGCAGTTCAAGGGCATAGATGTGCTCGCCGACCCGGAGATTCGCGACGGCATCAAGCGTTTCTCCAACTGGCCGACCATCCCCCAGCTCTACATTCGTGGCGAGTTCATAGGCGGTTGCGACATCATGTCCGAGCTCTACGAGAAAGGGGAATTGCAGAAGCTCGTGTCGGGCACCGGGAGTTGA
- the mlaD gene encoding outer membrane lipid asymmetry maintenance protein MlaD, giving the protein MEFTVGLFVVAGLLALAMLALKVGNIHALNLGGTYAVTADFNNIGSLKPRAPVTVAGVRVGHVAHITINPTTYQAVVTLDLLKKYRFPRDSSASIETAGLLGEQYVSLSPGGSQHYLKNGGKIRITQSAIILEKIISQLLYSKAGHSSGHS; this is encoded by the coding sequence ATGGAGTTCACGGTCGGCCTGTTCGTCGTGGCAGGGCTTCTGGCCCTGGCCATGCTGGCGCTCAAGGTCGGCAATATCCATGCATTGAACCTTGGCGGGACTTATGCGGTCACCGCCGATTTCAACAATATCGGGAGCCTGAAGCCCAGGGCCCCGGTGACGGTCGCGGGCGTGCGTGTCGGGCATGTGGCGCACATCACGATCAATCCAACGACCTATCAGGCAGTCGTGACCCTCGATCTTTTAAAGAAATATCGTTTCCCGCGCGACTCGAGCGCGTCCATCGAGACCGCCGGGCTCCTTGGAGAGCAATACGTGAGCCTGAGCCCGGGCGGCAGCCAGCATTACCTGAAGAACGGTGGTAAAATTCGCATAACGCAATCTGCGATTATCCTCGAAAAGATCATAAGCCAACTGCTCTATAGCAAGGCCGGCCATTCCTCCGGCCATAGTTGA
- the mlaE gene encoding lipid asymmetry maintenance ABC transporter permease subunit MlaE: protein MISGLGRRVISGISRLGHATFFLARLMPALGAALARIRLIVQQLYMTGVLTLVIVVVSGAFVGMILALQGYNTLVRYDAQSSLGLLVALSLTRELGPVLTALLFAGRAGSALTAEIGLMKATEQLAGMEMMAVDPLSRVVAPRFWAGWIAVPLLAMIFSAVGVMGAYIVAVGDLGLDGGVFWSQMQSGVSVPNDIMGGLVKSVVFGFVVSWIAVFEGYDAKPTSEGVSRATTRTVVSSSLAILGLDFIMTAFMLRGL from the coding sequence ATGATCAGCGGGCTCGGGCGCCGGGTTATCAGCGGCATCAGCCGTCTGGGTCACGCCACGTTCTTCCTGGCGCGCTTGATGCCGGCCCTGGGCGCGGCCCTGGCGCGTATCCGGCTTATCGTCCAGCAACTCTATATGACCGGCGTGCTGACGCTTGTCATCGTGGTGGTGTCCGGGGCCTTCGTCGGCATGATCCTGGCCTTGCAGGGTTACAACACACTGGTGCGTTATGACGCCCAGTCGTCCCTTGGGTTGCTGGTCGCGTTGTCGCTCACGCGCGAGCTCGGACCGGTGCTTACGGCGTTGTTGTTTGCCGGGCGTGCAGGCTCGGCCTTGACCGCCGAGATCGGGCTCATGAAGGCCACCGAGCAGCTAGCCGGTATGGAGATGATGGCGGTCGACCCGCTGTCGCGCGTGGTCGCCCCGCGGTTTTGGGCGGGATGGATCGCAGTCCCGCTGCTCGCCATGATCTTCAGTGCCGTCGGGGTCATGGGGGCCTATATCGTGGCGGTGGGTGATCTCGGATTGGACGGGGGGGTCTTTTGGTCCCAGATGCAAAGTGGGGTGAGCGTGCCGAACGATATCATGGGCGGCCTTGTCAAAAGCGTCGTGTTCGGTTTTGTCGTGAGCTGGATTGCGGTATTCGAAGGTTATGACGCCAAGCCCACCTCCGAGGGCGTGAGCCGCGCCACGACGCGCACGGTGGTGAGTTCGTCGCTCGCGATCTTGGGCCTTGATTTCATCATGACGGCATTCATGCTGCGAGGGCTTTGA
- a CDS encoding phospholipid-binding protein MlaC: MTLIRRYAGALILFGCLLPTWVWAAITPSTPPNVIVHEKTNEILHLIEKKRAVYDHDKAALYAMVDKEVVPYFDFPRMSRWVLARYWHTATPAQQAAFTTQFRDLLVRTYATALLSYSGQRIAYLPYRGSAQSRYTTVKTVIVENNGSANIPIDYMFVHKKDGWKVYDVTIDGVSLVTNYRSVYGEKIRQHGLDALIASLKRANGGVS, translated from the coding sequence ATGACATTGATCAGACGCTATGCCGGTGCCCTCATTCTGTTCGGGTGCCTTCTGCCGACGTGGGTGTGGGCGGCGATCACGCCTTCGACGCCACCCAACGTGATCGTTCACGAAAAGACAAATGAGATATTGCACCTGATCGAAAAAAAGCGTGCCGTCTATGACCACGACAAGGCCGCCTTGTACGCCATGGTCGACAAAGAGGTCGTACCTTATTTCGATTTCCCGCGCATGTCTCGCTGGGTGCTAGCGCGTTATTGGCATACGGCGACGCCGGCGCAGCAGGCCGCCTTTACGACCCAATTCCGCGACCTCCTGGTGCGGACCTACGCCACCGCGTTGTTGAGCTATTCCGGGCAGCGCATCGCCTATCTACCTTACCGTGGCAGCGCCCAAAGCCGGTATACCACGGTCAAGACCGTCATCGTCGAGAATAACGGCAGCGCGAACATCCCGATCGACTATATGTTCGTCCACAAAAAGGACGGGTGGAAGGTCTATGATGTGACCATAGACGGCGTGAGTCTCGTGACGAACTATCGTTCGGTCTATGGCGAGAAGATCCGCCAGCATGGCCTGGACGCGCTCATCGCGAGCCTAAAGCGCGCCAACGGCGGCGTCTCTTGA
- a CDS encoding lipid asymmetry maintenance protein MlaB has product MSARLTPQGPGRYRLEGAIHFGAPLPDDLQAPGIVPVAGSATVALDGLEQADSVVLALLIEWRRQARAQGFRLTLAEIPKRLAALIHVTGVGPVFEDEP; this is encoded by the coding sequence TTGAGCGCTCGCCTGACCCCACAGGGGCCTGGCCGTTACCGTCTGGAGGGCGCCATTCACTTCGGCGCACCCTTGCCAGACGACCTGCAGGCGCCCGGGATCGTGCCCGTGGCGGGGTCCGCGACGGTGGCACTCGACGGGCTCGAGCAGGCGGATTCCGTGGTGCTGGCGCTCTTGATCGAGTGGCGGCGCCAGGCGCGCGCCCAAGGTTTCCGGCTCACCCTGGCCGAGATTCCCAAGCGCCTCGCGGCCTTGATCCACGTCACGGGGGTGGGCCCGGTCTTCGAAGACGAGCCATGA
- a CDS encoding beta-propeller fold lactonase family protein — protein MAMKSRIALSLLAAALLAACQGSGSSSNSTSAPPSGGTGQTTSPSTPQGASPTSSATPTFGQSTTAPSSLILVPSGTHSLGYYVRDPWTGALVDRGYVPTGQGPDAVAVSDDRYVYVANGKDGTVSAYAWESQTDRLTSLGTAIASGPQPASLAVVGSDLYALNTGNDTITAFGVGTNGTLTVIGSITASAPLTGLVAGPGVLYGLAADGITTFSAGNGMPSGPSTTPLNGIVAGATDSAGNLYVLTSSGVYGYTAAGGGTLTSQNSQPLPSGLTPVAITVTGNGLAITGNTSSGIETAYYPASGGTISGPPVSSLSGRGTATAITASPGGHYVFVSNGARADLLAYTLSPGGSGATLTSSAVLRTRLAPTAALSVPVTVTMQPQTLYVVNQSTTSIAAYPIEPGGTLGTPASAYTCNACTTNIADQGPSAAAIAPDGLHLYASDWAQAGQGDVTTFAMSPANGPLGAPSSLPAGQSPMGIAVDPSGRYLYVANSHYDDSTGQSTGGTIDAYSLSQGMPSPLGTGYRTQVYGNYPMLLAIDPTGRFLYSSEFAGSLVDAFAINPDNGSLTPASGVLGMGSAAATGTNPWTIVIGPSGRHLYVSDNGNGGSQTSGVVSIFTINAQNGTLTSDNGVDTTDLKPLGLVMGPKGRRLYVAMQNGSGALDVFVRQNPQSATGTWNYTPTVIPGNFTNAYGLALSADGKTLYVLDDCTAPNYNNGSIQAISIPSFSDMTSVGYTTIGQYATHACTVQAVAAGGFN, from the coding sequence ATGGCCATGAAATCGCGTATCGCTCTCTCATTGCTGGCTGCGGCGCTGCTCGCCGCCTGTCAGGGCTCGGGGAGCTCCAGCAACAGTACATCGGCACCACCGTCGGGTGGCACCGGCCAGACCACGAGCCCATCGACCCCGCAGGGTGCCTCGCCCACCTCCTCGGCCACCCCGACCTTCGGCCAGAGTACGACCGCCCCATCCTCGCTCATCCTCGTGCCCTCCGGCACCCACAGCCTCGGGTACTATGTGCGCGACCCCTGGACCGGGGCCTTGGTCGACCGGGGCTATGTGCCCACGGGGCAAGGACCGGATGCCGTGGCGGTGAGTGATGACCGCTATGTGTATGTGGCCAACGGCAAGGACGGGACGGTCTCGGCCTATGCCTGGGAGAGTCAGACCGATCGGCTGACATCCCTGGGGACGGCCATTGCCAGCGGCCCGCAGCCGGCCTCGCTCGCAGTCGTGGGATCCGACCTCTATGCCCTGAACACCGGCAATGACACCATCACGGCCTTTGGCGTCGGCACCAACGGCACCCTGACTGTGATTGGCAGTATCACCGCCAGCGCCCCCCTCACGGGCCTCGTGGCAGGTCCAGGCGTGCTCTATGGGCTTGCCGCCGACGGCATCACCACCTTCAGCGCCGGCAACGGGATGCCCTCCGGGCCCTCCACCACCCCCTTAAACGGCATCGTCGCCGGGGCGACCGATAGTGCCGGGAATCTGTATGTGCTGACGTCGAGTGGCGTATATGGCTACACGGCCGCGGGCGGCGGCACCCTCACCTCGCAGAACTCGCAGCCGCTGCCAAGCGGCCTCACCCCGGTCGCCATAACGGTCACCGGGAACGGGCTTGCGATCACCGGGAATACATCGAGCGGTATCGAAACCGCATACTATCCGGCAAGCGGCGGGACCATCAGCGGCCCACCTGTGAGCTCCCTTTCAGGCCGCGGCACCGCCACCGCGATTACCGCCTCTCCGGGCGGCCATTACGTGTTCGTGAGCAACGGCGCCCGCGCCGATTTGCTGGCCTATACCCTGTCGCCAGGTGGATCGGGGGCCACCCTGACATCGAGCGCGGTGCTACGGACACGACTGGCACCCACCGCCGCCCTGAGCGTGCCGGTCACGGTGACCATGCAGCCCCAGACCCTTTATGTGGTCAACCAGTCCACAACCTCTATCGCCGCCTACCCCATAGAGCCTGGCGGGACGCTCGGGACACCGGCCAGCGCCTATACCTGTAATGCCTGCACCACGAATATCGCTGACCAAGGCCCGAGTGCGGCAGCGATCGCACCCGATGGCCTGCATCTGTATGCCTCCGATTGGGCCCAGGCCGGCCAAGGCGATGTCACCACCTTCGCCATGAGCCCCGCAAACGGCCCCCTGGGCGCACCCAGTTCCCTTCCGGCCGGCCAGAGCCCGATGGGGATCGCCGTCGATCCCTCGGGGCGCTACCTCTACGTTGCCAATAGCCACTACGACGATAGCACCGGACAGAGTACGGGTGGCACCATAGATGCCTACAGTCTGAGCCAGGGGATGCCGAGCCCTCTTGGCACGGGATACCGCACCCAGGTCTACGGCAACTACCCGATGCTGCTTGCCATCGACCCCACGGGCCGCTTCCTCTATTCCTCGGAATTCGCCGGCAGCCTCGTTGATGCCTTCGCCATAAACCCCGATAACGGCAGCCTCACACCGGCGAGCGGCGTCCTCGGGATGGGCTCGGCGGCCGCGACCGGCACCAACCCCTGGACAATCGTCATCGGTCCGTCCGGCCGCCACCTCTATGTGTCCGATAATGGCAACGGCGGCTCACAGACCTCAGGCGTGGTCTCGATCTTTACGATCAACGCCCAAAACGGCACCCTGACCTCGGACAACGGCGTGGACACCACCGACCTCAAACCCCTCGGGCTCGTGATGGGCCCCAAAGGGCGGCGACTCTATGTCGCCATGCAAAACGGGAGCGGGGCGTTGGACGTGTTTGTGCGCCAAAACCCGCAATCGGCTACGGGCACCTGGAACTACACGCCGACCGTCATCCCCGGAAACTTCACCAACGCCTATGGACTCGCCTTGAGCGCAGACGGCAAGACCCTCTACGTCCTCGACGACTGCACGGCCCCCAACTATAACAATGGCAGCATCCAGGCCATCTCCATCCCCTCATTCAGCGACATGACAAGCGTCGGGTATACGACCATAGGTCAATATGCAACCCATGCCTGCACCGTTCAGGCGGTAGCCGCGGGGGGATTCAACTGA
- the murA gene encoding UDP-N-acetylglucosamine 1-carboxyvinyltransferase has product MDKLIVNGGASLRGEIRISGAKNAALPVLIASLLTKEPLRISNVPHLQDITTTMELLGRMGVRLVVDEHMTIEANASDIHTLRAPYDLVRTMRASILVLGPLLARFGEAEVSMPGGCAIGSRPVNLHIKGLQAMGADITIEDGYIRARTKRLKGARIFMDAVSVTGTENLLMAATLADGTTVIENAAREPEIIDLADCLNRMGARVSGAGSAVLTVEGVRELHGACHDIIPDRIETGTYLVAAAMTGGCVKLRCARPALLEAVLDKLREAGAAIETGPDFVRLSMEGRELRAVNVRTAPYPAFPTDMQAQFVVLNAIAAGTGTVVETVFENRFMHVHELQRMGADIAMEGNMAVVRGVKALHGAPVMATDLRASASLVLAGLVARSETLIDRIYHIDRGYECIEENLAQLGARIRRIPGSQLGDWTTRQTA; this is encoded by the coding sequence GTGGATAAGCTCATTGTCAATGGGGGCGCGTCCTTGCGCGGCGAGATCCGAATCTCGGGCGCCAAGAATGCCGCCCTCCCGGTGCTCATAGCCTCGCTTCTGACCAAAGAACCCCTACGCATCAGCAATGTCCCGCATCTCCAGGACATAACGACGACCATGGAGCTTCTCGGTCGTATGGGGGTGCGGCTGGTGGTCGATGAACACATGACCATAGAGGCCAATGCCTCGGACATCCACACGCTGCGCGCCCCTTACGATCTGGTACGCACCATGCGCGCGTCGATACTGGTGCTAGGCCCCCTGCTTGCGCGCTTCGGGGAGGCCGAGGTATCCATGCCCGGGGGCTGCGCCATCGGCTCGCGGCCGGTCAACCTGCACATCAAGGGCCTGCAGGCGATGGGTGCCGATATTACCATCGAGGACGGCTACATCCGCGCGCGCACCAAGCGCTTAAAGGGGGCGCGCATCTTCATGGATGCGGTGTCGGTGACGGGGACCGAGAACCTGCTGATGGCGGCGACCCTGGCCGACGGCACGACGGTCATCGAGAATGCCGCGCGCGAGCCCGAGATCATCGATCTCGCCGACTGCCTGAACCGCATGGGCGCGCGCGTGAGCGGCGCGGGCAGCGCGGTGCTGACCGTGGAGGGCGTGCGCGAATTGCATGGCGCGTGCCACGACATTATCCCCGATCGCATAGAGACCGGCACCTACCTAGTGGCGGCGGCCATGACTGGGGGCTGTGTGAAGCTGCGTTGCGCGCGCCCGGCGTTGCTCGAGGCAGTGCTGGACAAGTTGCGCGAGGCCGGGGCGGCCATAGAGACGGGCCCCGACTTCGTGCGATTGTCGATGGAAGGGCGCGAGTTGCGTGCGGTGAATGTCCGCACCGCACCGTATCCGGCGTTCCCGACCGACATGCAGGCCCAGTTCGTGGTCTTGAACGCCATTGCCGCAGGCACTGGGACGGTCGTGGAAACAGTGTTCGAGAACCGTTTCATGCACGTCCATGAGTTGCAGAGGATGGGTGCGGATATCGCCATGGAGGGCAATATGGCGGTGGTGCGCGGGGTTAAGGCCCTGCACGGCGCCCCGGTGATGGCCACCGATCTGCGCGCCTCGGCAAGCCTCGTGCTGGCCGGGCTCGTGGCGCGATCCGAGACGCTCATCGATCGCATCTATCATATCGACCGAGGCTACGAATGCATCGAGGAGAATCTCGCGCAGCTCGGGGCGCGTATCCGCCGCATCCCAGGCTCGCAACTCGGCGACTGGACGACGCGGCAGACGGCGTGA
- a CDS encoding ABC transporter permease has translation MKGFSTLFYKELLRFYKVSFQTIFAPVVTALLYLLVFASTFRGRPDILPGVPYVAFLVPGLMMMSMIQNAFANSSSSLIQSKIAGNLIFILLSPLSALEFFLAFVGASVIRALCVAVGVYVAAVFFVVLPVRHPLFLILFGVLGSAALGALGVIAGVWAERFDQLAGFQNFVVVPLSFLSGVFYSLRNLPPFWQMVSRLNPLLYMIDGFRYGFFGTSDVSPGFSLGIVAAFCALVSLLALALVGRGYRLRN, from the coding sequence ATGAAGGGTTTTTCGACCTTGTTTTACAAGGAGTTACTCCGCTTTTACAAGGTCTCTTTCCAGACCATATTCGCGCCGGTGGTGACTGCGCTCCTCTACCTTCTGGTGTTTGCCAGCACCTTCAGGGGGCGTCCGGATATCCTGCCGGGCGTGCCTTATGTGGCGTTTCTGGTCCCAGGCCTTATGATGATGTCCATGATCCAGAACGCCTTTGCCAATAGCTCGTCGAGCCTGATCCAGTCGAAGATCGCGGGCAATCTCATCTTTATCCTGTTATCGCCGCTGTCGGCCCTGGAGTTCTTTTTGGCGTTCGTGGGGGCGTCTGTGATACGTGCCTTGTGCGTCGCCGTAGGTGTCTATGTCGCGGCGGTCTTTTTCGTGGTGCTGCCGGTCCGGCATCCGCTGTTTCTGATCTTGTTTGGTGTCCTTGGCAGCGCCGCGCTCGGTGCCCTGGGGGTCATTGCCGGGGTGTGGGCGGAGCGCTTCGATCAGCTCGCCGGCTTTCAGAATTTCGTGGTCGTGCCGTTGTCGTTTCTAAGCGGCGTCTTCTATTCATTGCGTAACCTGCCGCCCTTTTGGCAGATGGTGTCGCGCCTGAACCCGCTACTTTACATGATCGACGGTTTCCGCTATGGGTTTTTCGGGACGTCCGATGTGTCGCCGGGGTTCAGTCTTGGCATAGTGGCGGCTTTCTGCGCGCTCGTGTCGCTCCTGGCACTGGCATTGGTCGGGCGGGGCTACCGCCTGCGGAATTAG
- a CDS encoding nucleotidyltransferase domain-containing protein: protein MRYKSVLRATSLADALFSMTQQRVLALLFGQPERSFFTTEIIGLVGAGSGAVQREIRRLAESGLVTVTRIGNQKHCQANHTSPIFEELRGIVAKVLGPAEILRGALVPLGDKVRLALVYGSIAKRNDTAHSDVDLLIVSDVLTLEQVYEVLAPAEQQLGRRVSPTLYTAAEFRHRRENGRPFLRKVLAGDTILLVGDDDDLLVSG from the coding sequence ATGCGGTATAAGTCTGTGTTGCGGGCGACAAGCCTCGCCGACGCGCTGTTTTCGATGACGCAGCAGCGTGTGTTGGCATTGTTGTTTGGTCAGCCGGAGCGGAGTTTCTTCACTACTGAGATCATAGGCCTGGTTGGTGCCGGATCGGGCGCCGTGCAGCGTGAGATCCGGCGCTTGGCGGAGAGCGGGTTGGTTACGGTGACGCGCATCGGGAACCAGAAGCACTGCCAAGCCAATCATACCTCGCCGATCTTCGAGGAACTGCGGGGCATCGTGGCCAAGGTCCTTGGCCCGGCGGAAATATTGCGCGGGGCGTTGGTACCGCTTGGGGATAAGGTGCGCCTGGCGCTGGTGTATGGATCGATAGCGAAGCGCAATGACACGGCCCACAGTGATGTCGATCTGTTGATTGTTTCGGATGTGCTGACGTTGGAGCAGGTTTATGAGGTGCTGGCGCCCGCCGAGCAACAACTCGGTCGCCGTGTCAGCCCGACTTTGTATACTGCCGCGGAGTTCCGCCACCGCCGAGAGAACGGCCGCCCGTTTCTCAGAAAGGTGTTGGCGGGCGACACGATCTTGCTGGTAGGTGATGACGATGACCTCCTCGTCTCTGGATAA
- a CDS encoding ABC transporter ATP-binding protein produces the protein MSVPCAGPAIEVAGLHKRFARVHAVCGVDLTVRQGEFFGLLGPNGAGKSTLINILAGLTRPDEGHAAICGHDVIADYREARRALGVVPQEVVFDPFFTVREVLAIQAGYFGLKGPKDKAWREELLAALMLADKGDANMRTLSGGMKRRVLIAQALVHRPRVVILDEPTAGVDVELRTSLWIFIRRLHAEGHTIVLTTHYLEEAEALCERIAIMQGGRIVALDTKEALLRRALSKTLRVTTAEPAAALPPRLAPKLRKRTANILEFSLQQGTDSIPEVLESLRAAGLVVTDISTEQASLEEVFLALTKKTA, from the coding sequence ATGAGCGTCCCGTGCGCGGGGCCGGCCATCGAGGTTGCGGGTCTTCACAAGCGCTTTGCGCGCGTCCACGCCGTCTGCGGTGTCGATCTTACCGTCCGCCAAGGGGAGTTCTTCGGGTTGCTGGGGCCGAACGGTGCCGGAAAATCCACGCTCATCAATATCCTGGCCGGCCTCACGCGTCCCGACGAGGGACACGCGGCGATCTGCGGGCACGATGTTATTGCCGACTACCGGGAGGCCCGGCGGGCGCTCGGCGTCGTGCCCCAGGAGGTGGTCTTCGATCCGTTCTTCACGGTGCGCGAGGTCCTGGCGATCCAGGCCGGTTATTTCGGGCTCAAGGGGCCCAAGGACAAGGCCTGGCGCGAAGAGCTGCTCGCGGCCCTGATGCTGGCGGACAAGGGCGATGCCAACATGCGCACCCTCTCCGGGGGGATGAAGCGCCGGGTCTTGATCGCCCAGGCCCTGGTCCATCGCCCGAGGGTGGTCATTCTCGATGAGCCGACCGCGGGTGTCGATGTCGAGCTGCGCACATCCTTGTGGATATTCATACGGCGCCTGCACGCCGAGGGCCATACGATCGTGCTGACCACGCATTATCTGGAGGAGGCCGAGGCCCTGTGTGAGCGTATCGCCATCATGCAGGGCGGGCGCATCGTGGCGCTCGATACCAAGGAGGCCTTGCTGCGCCGGGCGCTATCAAAGACCTTGCGGGTGACGACCGCGGAGCCGGCGGCCGCGCTTCCGCCAAGGCTCGCGCCCAAGTTGCGCAAGCGCACCGCCAATATCCTCGAGTTCTCGCTGCAGCAGGGCACCGACTCCATCCCCGAGGTCCTGGAGTCCTTGCGCGCCGCGGGCCTCGTGGTGACCGATATCTCGACCGAACAGGCAAGCCTCGAGGAGGTGTTTCTGGCGCTCACGAAAAAGACCGCGTGA
- a CDS encoding BolA family protein, with product MITPQEIKDLIEAGLPGAQARVSGDGHHFEASVVSPAFQGKTRIQQHQLVYAALGDRMREQIHALSLKTDLP from the coding sequence ATGATTACACCGCAAGAGATCAAGGACCTCATAGAGGCCGGGTTGCCGGGCGCGCAGGCGCGGGTGAGCGGCGATGGCCACCACTTCGAGGCCAGTGTGGTATCGCCGGCCTTTCAGGGCAAGACCCGGATTCAACAGCACCAGTTGGTGTACGCTGCCCTAGGCGACCGGATGCGTGAGCAGATACACGCCTTATCGCTGAAGACCGACCTGCCGTGA
- a CDS encoding ABC transporter ATP-binding protein, translating to MDRPTSTEPLVTVRDLAFYRDDRPIFEGLNLTVAKGAVTAIMGGSGAGKTTLLSLIGGRLLPARGTVTVAGEVVGALSRKALFALRRRMGMLFQSSALLTDLDVYENVAFPMREHTRLSETLIHDLVLMKLEMVGLRGARRLFPAELSGGMSRRVALARAIALDPMMVMYDEPFTGLDPISMGVIVKLIRELNDALGMTSIIVTHDVVEACTIADYIYLLGKGRVIAEGTPADMKTTDAPEVRQFMGGLPDGPVAFHYPAPRYLDDLLMADRS from the coding sequence GTGGACCGACCGACGAGTACCGAGCCTTTGGTGACGGTGCGTGATCTCGCGTTTTATCGTGACGATCGCCCGATCTTCGAGGGCCTGAATCTCACGGTTGCGAAGGGGGCTGTGACCGCTATCATGGGGGGCAGTGGGGCGGGCAAGACGACGCTTCTGAGCCTCATCGGCGGCCGGCTGCTGCCGGCGCGCGGGACCGTGACGGTAGCCGGCGAGGTTGTGGGGGCGCTCTCTCGCAAGGCGCTCTTCGCGCTGCGTCGGCGCATGGGGATGTTGTTTCAATCGAGCGCTTTACTTACCGATCTCGATGTCTACGAGAATGTCGCGTTTCCGATGCGCGAGCATACGCGGCTTTCGGAGACCCTGATCCATGATCTGGTCTTGATGAAGCTCGAGATGGTCGGCCTGCGCGGCGCGCGCAGGCTGTTTCCCGCGGAGCTATCGGGCGGGATGTCGCGGCGCGTGGCGCTTGCGCGCGCCATCGCGCTCGATCCGATGATGGTCATGTATGACGAGCCGTTTACAGGGCTCGACCCGATCTCCATGGGTGTTATCGTAAAGCTCATCCGCGAGCTGAACGACGCGCTCGGCATGACCTCCATCATCGTCACCCACGACGTGGTCGAGGCCTGCACGATTGCAGACTATATCTATCTTCTGGGCAAAGGACGGGTGATCGCCGAGGGGACCCCAGCCGACATGAAAACGACCGACGCCCCCGAGGTCCGGCAGTTCATGGGCGGTCTGCCCGATGGCCCGGTGGCCTTCCATTACCCGGCGCCGCGGTACCTCGACGATCTCCTGATGGCGGACCGATCGTGA